In Rhizobium sp. WSM4643, the following are encoded in one genomic region:
- a CDS encoding GNAT family N-acetyltransferase produces the protein MPEFELTAAPSTEELAAITDALSAFNNSDVGPSDRRPLAVLIRDTDGKVTGGLSGFTAWGWLFTQMLYIPDTLRGTGISGNILAKAEEEARARGCRGAWIDTFSTRALRAYLSQGYEVFGELEDFPEGRTRSFLRKSL, from the coding sequence ATGCCGGAATTCGAGCTCACCGCCGCGCCCTCGACAGAAGAGCTCGCGGCAATCACCGACGCGCTCTCGGCGTTCAACAACAGCGATGTCGGCCCCTCGGATCGCCGGCCGCTTGCGGTCCTCATCCGCGATACCGACGGCAAGGTGACGGGCGGTCTTTCCGGTTTTACCGCCTGGGGCTGGCTTTTCACCCAGATGCTCTACATTCCCGACACACTGCGCGGCACCGGTATATCAGGTAATATCCTCGCAAAGGCGGAAGAAGAGGCGAGAGCCCGGGGGTGCCGCGGCGCCTGGATCGACACGTTCAGCACGCGGGCTCTGCGCGCCTACCTCAGCCAGGGTTATGAGGTCTTCGGGGAGCTTGAGGATTTCCCGGAAGGCCGCACGCGCAGCTTCCTCCGGAAAAGTCTCTAG
- a CDS encoding IS630 family transposase (programmed frameshift) — MAKPFSDDLRERVVGAVTREGLSCRAAAKRFGIGISTAIDWVRRLRETGSAAPGQMGGHKPRAISGKHRVWLIDRCHMQAFTLRGLVAELGERGLKVDYSAVRTFVHEEELSYKKTLVASERERPDVAARRARWLKHRHRIDPSRLVFIDETWTKTNMTPLRGWAPRGERLLGHAPFGHWNTMTFVAALRADRVSAPWIIDGPINGERFRIYVERVLVPELKPGDIVVMDNLGSHKAGAIRAAIRKAGARLFFLPQYSPDLNPIEKLFAKIKHELRKAQARTRQAIDDALAATLQTVSPKECQNYFKEAGYERT, encoded by the exons ATGGCGAAACCTTTTTCGGATGATCTTCGGGAACGCGTTGTGGGCGCAGTAACGCGCGAGGGCCTGTCGTGTCGAGCGGCGGCAAAGCGCTTCGGCATTGGCATCAGCACCGCGATCGACTGGGTCCGGCGCTTGCGTGAGACGGGCAGCGCGGCTCCCGGCCAGATGGGCGGGCACAAGCCACGGGCGATCTCAGGTAAACATCGGGTCTGGCTGATCGATCGCTGCCACATGCAGGCGTTCACCTTGCGCGGGTTGGTGGCGGAACTGGGAGAGCGCGGCCTGAAAGTGGATTACAGCGCCGTCCGGACCTTCGTGCATGAGGAAGAGCTGAGTTAT AAAAAGACGTTGGTCGCCAGCGAGCGCGAGCGGCCCGATGTTGCCGCCCGGCGGGCGCGCTGGCTGAAGCATCGCCATCGCATCGATCCATCTCGCCTTGTCTTTATCGACGAAACCTGGACGAAGACGAATATGACGCCGCTCAGGGGCTGGGCGCCGCGCGGCGAACGGCTGTTGGGCCATGCGCCCTTCGGCCACTGGAATACCATGACTTTTGTCGCAGCCCTCAGGGCCGACCGCGTCAGCGCACCGTGGATCATCGACGGTCCGATCAATGGCGAACGCTTTCGCATCTATGTCGAGAGGGTGCTGGTACCGGAGCTCAAACCCGGCGACATCGTCGTCATGGATAATCTCGGCTCGCACAAGGCCGGCGCTATCCGTGCCGCCATCCGCAAGGCCGGCGCCCGATTGTTCTTCCTGCCGCAGTATTCCCCCGATCTCAATCCGATCGAAAAACTCTTCGCCAAGATCAAGCACGAGCTGCGCAAGGCGCAGGCTCGAACCCGACAGGCCATCGACGACGCGCTGGCAGCCACCCTTCAAACCGTCTCGCCGAAAGAGTGCCAAAACTACTTCAAGGAAGCCGGATATGAACGGACGTAA
- a CDS encoding GNAT family N-acetyltransferase, with product MLPNALGVFETHQSVHPVSVIMYKHDLVYLTEDASHDAAIEHINEEAFGPGRFTRAAARIREQGPHDLSLSFICTDNGETIASVRMTPVLAGTVKGHLLGPLAVRPSHKNKGIGRELVRIAVEAARRKGSEAVILVGDPPYYGPLGFEKVAYNALSFPGPVDPGRVLVVPIADGVQARLKGTIAWRE from the coding sequence ATGCTCCCGAACGCCCTAGGCGTGTTCGAGACCCATCAATCTGTCCATCCGGTTTCTGTCATCATGTACAAGCACGATCTCGTCTACCTCACTGAAGACGCGTCTCATGACGCCGCCATCGAACACATCAACGAAGAAGCCTTCGGTCCGGGCCGCTTCACGCGCGCTGCCGCGCGCATCCGTGAGCAGGGGCCGCATGATCTGTCGCTCTCCTTCATCTGCACCGATAACGGTGAGACGATCGCCTCCGTGCGTATGACGCCGGTACTGGCCGGCACGGTGAAGGGCCATCTGCTTGGCCCGCTCGCCGTCCGCCCCTCCCACAAGAACAAGGGCATCGGCCGGGAACTGGTGCGGATCGCGGTGGAGGCGGCAAGGCGCAAGGGCTCGGAAGCCGTCATCCTCGTCGGCGACCCGCCCTATTACGGCCCGCTCGGTTTCGAGAAGGTCGCCTACAATGCGCTTTCTTTTCCAGGCCCGGTCGATCCCGGTCGTGTGCTTGTCGTTCCGATTGCCGACGGCGTGCAGGCGCGGCTGAAGGGCACGATCGCTTGGCGTGAATGA
- a CDS encoding glutathione S-transferase family protein — MGMLVDGVWHDVWYDTKESKGHFKRQPSQFRNWVTSDGEAGPSGSGGFKAEAGRYHLYVSLACPWAHRTLIFRKLKKLEELISVSVVDPLMLDNGWEFKVGGGATGDHLFDATTLWQIYVRADPRYSGRVTVPVLWDKKTGTIVNNESAEIIRMFNGAFDGLTGLTADFYPEDLRSDIDALNAIVYDTVNNGVYKAGFATTQQAYEENVGKLFETLDMLDERLGKGRYLFGNHQTEADWRLFTTLVRFDAVYVGHFKCNIRRIADYRNLPGYLRDLYQTAGVAETVNLNHIKQHYYRSHKTINPTGIVPVGPALDLDSPHGRTTTPRAFLDVQRTL; from the coding sequence ATGGGAATGCTGGTGGATGGCGTCTGGCATGACGTCTGGTATGACACGAAGGAGAGCAAGGGCCATTTCAAGCGGCAGCCATCGCAGTTCCGCAACTGGGTGACATCGGACGGTGAGGCCGGCCCTTCGGGCAGCGGTGGCTTCAAGGCCGAGGCCGGGCGTTACCATCTCTATGTCTCGCTCGCCTGCCCCTGGGCGCACCGCACGCTGATCTTCCGCAAGCTGAAGAAGCTCGAAGAGCTGATCTCGGTCTCCGTCGTCGATCCGCTGATGCTCGATAACGGCTGGGAGTTCAAGGTCGGCGGCGGTGCCACCGGCGACCACCTCTTCGACGCCACCACGCTCTGGCAGATCTATGTCAGGGCCGATCCGCGCTATTCCGGCCGCGTCACCGTTCCCGTCCTCTGGGACAAGAAGACCGGCACGATCGTCAACAACGAATCCGCCGAGATCATCCGCATGTTCAATGGCGCCTTCGACGGGCTGACCGGTTTGACAGCCGATTTTTATCCCGAGGACCTTCGCTCCGACATCGATGCGCTGAACGCTATCGTCTACGACACCGTCAACAACGGCGTCTACAAGGCGGGCTTTGCCACCACCCAGCAAGCCTATGAAGAAAACGTCGGCAAGCTGTTCGAAACGCTCGACATGCTCGACGAGCGCCTTGGCAAGGGCCGCTACCTCTTCGGCAACCACCAGACCGAGGCTGACTGGCGCCTGTTCACCACGTTGGTGCGCTTCGACGCTGTCTATGTCGGCCATTTCAAGTGCAACATCCGCCGCATCGCCGACTACCGCAACCTGCCCGGCTATCTGCGAGACCTGTATCAAACCGCAGGCGTTGCCGAGACGGTGAACCTCAACCACATCAAGCAGCACTATTATCGCAGCCACAAAACGATCAATCCGACCGGCATCGTTCCCGTCGGCCCGGCGCTCGATCTCGACAGTCCGCACGGCCGCACTACAACGCCGCGCGCCTTTTTAGACGTGCAAAGGACGCTGTAG
- a CDS encoding NUDIX domain-containing protein, producing the protein MDKENRPLHMRLALRLLHVYFSFVRSMTVGVRAACFDADGRIFLVRHSYVGGWHMPGGGLERNETVEEALAKELREEGNLRIIGKPQLIQVYFNTTTTRRDHVVFYRATVEQTAPRPPDWEISDSGFFSLDSLPEGTTKATYRRLAELRGERESDHRW; encoded by the coding sequence GTGGATAAAGAGAACCGGCCCCTTCACATGAGGCTGGCATTGCGCCTGCTGCATGTCTATTTCAGTTTCGTCCGCAGCATGACCGTGGGCGTGCGGGCCGCTTGTTTCGATGCGGACGGGCGCATCTTTCTCGTGCGCCACAGCTATGTCGGCGGCTGGCATATGCCAGGCGGCGGGCTGGAGCGCAACGAGACGGTCGAGGAAGCGCTTGCCAAGGAATTGCGCGAGGAGGGCAACCTCAGGATCATCGGCAAGCCGCAGCTGATCCAGGTCTATTTCAATACCACGACCACAAGGCGCGACCATGTCGTCTTCTACCGGGCGACCGTCGAGCAGACGGCTCCGCGGCCGCCGGACTGGGAGATATCCGACAGCGGCTTCTTTTCCCTCGACAGCTTGCCCGAGGGCACGACCAAGGCGACGTATCGCCGTCTCGCGGAGCTTCGCGGCGAGCGGGAGTCCGACCACCGCTGGTGA
- a CDS encoding metallophosphoesterase family protein — MFKLAHISDVHLGPLPSLSVQELFSKRITGFVNWHRNRRKHLFGSTLDLLLDDIRAHQADHLAVTGDLVNLASGIEIRAAAAWLRAFGDPANTSVVPGNHDAYVPGAYEKSMRAWYDYVRGDLAPPQWQDDRHIFPYLRVRGKVAIVGCSTAVATPPFAASGFFGARQARDTVNMLRAAGEAGLFRVVMIHHPPIRGATAFYKRMIGIRRFAAVISTGGAELVLHGHTHLNTLHWLRGQVQPVPVVGIASASQGPGSVKPPAAYNLFSIDGSPGAWELSGERFSLNRAGDAVMPESADIFAP, encoded by the coding sequence ATGTTCAAGCTCGCGCATATCTCCGACGTCCACCTCGGGCCGCTGCCCAGTCTTTCCGTTCAAGAGCTGTTTTCAAAACGCATAACAGGCTTTGTGAACTGGCATCGAAATCGACGCAAGCACCTTTTCGGCAGCACGTTGGATCTGCTGCTCGACGACATTCGCGCCCACCAGGCCGATCACCTGGCCGTCACCGGCGACCTCGTCAATCTGGCGAGCGGCATTGAGATTCGCGCCGCGGCTGCATGGCTGCGCGCGTTCGGCGATCCCGCGAACACGTCAGTCGTTCCCGGCAATCATGACGCCTATGTACCAGGCGCCTATGAGAAGTCGATGCGCGCCTGGTATGATTATGTCCGCGGCGATCTGGCTCCGCCGCAGTGGCAGGACGACCGCCATATCTTCCCCTATCTGCGTGTTCGCGGCAAAGTCGCGATTGTCGGCTGCTCGACGGCGGTCGCCACTCCTCCCTTCGCCGCCTCCGGCTTTTTCGGCGCGCGACAGGCCCGCGATACTGTCAACATGTTGCGCGCGGCTGGGGAAGCCGGGCTCTTCCGCGTTGTCATGATCCATCATCCGCCAATCCGCGGCGCCACGGCCTTCTACAAACGGATGATCGGCATCCGCCGCTTCGCCGCCGTGATTTCGACGGGCGGCGCCGAACTCGTGCTACACGGTCATACGCACCTGAACACGCTGCATTGGCTACGCGGCCAGGTGCAGCCGGTGCCGGTCGTCGGCATTGCCTCAGCCTCGCAGGGACCGGGTAGCGTCAAGCCGCCCGCCGCCTACAACCTCTTCTCCATCGACGGCTCTCCCGGCGCCTGGGAGCTCAGCGGCGAGCGCTTCAGCCTCAACAGGGCCGGCGACGCGGTGATGCCGGAAAGTGCCGATATTTTCGCGCCTTAG
- a CDS encoding tetratricopeptide repeat protein — MTSSFRYLSRLSLAAGFAFGIATAAFAAGDSNDDTNPPPKTQTTKTCTGGKVWDKAKKECVNPKKSSFNDDDLYQFAREFAYAGQYDNAITVLNLARNQNDPRVLNYLGYANRKAGRMELGMSYYRRALQADENYILARSYMGMALVEQGDIQGARVQLVEIRDRGGEGTWAYRSLLQSLNGYKTY, encoded by the coding sequence ATGACTTCTTCTTTCCGTTACCTGTCCAGACTTTCGCTCGCCGCCGGCTTTGCCTTCGGCATCGCCACGGCCGCTTTTGCGGCCGGCGACAGCAACGATGACACCAATCCGCCGCCGAAGACCCAGACGACCAAGACCTGCACCGGCGGCAAGGTCTGGGACAAGGCCAAGAAAGAATGTGTCAACCCGAAGAAGAGCAGCTTCAATGACGACGATCTCTATCAGTTCGCCCGCGAGTTTGCCTATGCCGGGCAGTATGACAACGCAATCACGGTGCTCAATCTCGCTCGCAACCAGAACGACCCGCGCGTCCTGAACTATCTCGGTTACGCCAATCGCAAGGCCGGCCGCATGGAGCTCGGCATGTCCTACTACCGCCGGGCGCTGCAGGCGGATGAGAATTATATCCTCGCCCGCTCCTATATGGGCATGGCGCTGGTGGAACAGGGAGACATCCAGGGCGCCCGCGTCCAGCTTGTCGAAATCCGTGATCGCGGCGGCGAAGGCACCTGGGCCTATCGCTCCCTGCTGCAAAGCTTGAACGGCTACAAGACATATTGA
- a CDS encoding RNA polymerase sigma factor, translating to MRQPATTIDLRRDLVGLLPRLRRFAITLAGEVAVADELVQAVCQRAISKGHQWSGEGRLESWIYTLARQQWTDDIRKRKPKASVRGNVTDIREAARERSAAVDPDTIHHMISDMPDGVSSMFLLVDVEGHSYQQAADIMGIPLTNVVSQLATARLHFAGLAGTHPIHRY from the coding sequence ATGCGTCAGCCCGCAACGACCATCGATCTCCGGCGTGATCTCGTCGGCCTCCTACCCCGCCTTCGCCGCTTCGCGATCACGCTCGCGGGTGAGGTTGCCGTGGCCGATGAACTCGTTCAGGCCGTCTGTCAGCGCGCCATTTCCAAAGGTCATCAATGGAGCGGCGAAGGCCGGCTGGAAAGCTGGATTTACACGCTTGCCCGCCAGCAATGGACTGACGACATCCGCAAGCGCAAGCCGAAGGCTTCCGTCCGCGGCAACGTCACCGATATTCGCGAGGCCGCGCGCGAACGCTCGGCTGCGGTCGATCCCGACACCATCCATCACATGATTTCCGATATGCCGGATGGCGTTTCCAGCATGTTCCTGCTCGTCGACGTCGAAGGCCACAGCTATCAGCAGGCGGCCGACATCATGGGCATTCCGTTGACAAACGTCGTCTCTCAGCTCGCCACCGCGAGGCTGCATTTCGCCGGGCTCGCCGGCACTCACCCGATCCACAGGTACTGA
- a CDS encoding anti-sigma factor family protein: MLDFRKLPLEAQLTALLDGEVSPEQRHELEQRLASDENARRLHEKLRHGADFGRRRLDDILKEPVPLALVRSIKSTQPPKTPIAQRATRPQVKLAPSGPQALAAALILFVVGCGIGYFVGAAPDADEIATMATTTNTAPTNTNDWLGDVTAYQRLLIRQPRHLVEVPASQAEEISSWLTTAIGVPFRVPDLSAEAWTFQGARVILGDSRPVGQLVYSNADGDVISICFRKDAQPPETDDFKETIKDEIGLVTWHNAGTSYVLAGPSAEATLGHLAMEIATAI, encoded by the coding sequence TTGCTCGATTTTAGGAAATTGCCGCTCGAAGCCCAGCTCACCGCCCTTCTCGACGGCGAAGTCTCGCCCGAACAGCGGCACGAACTGGAACAGCGTCTGGCAAGTGACGAGAATGCGCGCCGGCTGCATGAGAAGCTGCGTCACGGCGCCGATTTTGGCCGCCGCCGCCTCGACGATATCCTCAAGGAGCCGGTGCCGCTCGCCCTCGTCCGCTCCATCAAGAGCACGCAGCCGCCAAAAACGCCGATCGCCCAGCGCGCCACGCGTCCGCAGGTGAAACTGGCGCCGAGCGGCCCGCAGGCGCTGGCCGCCGCTCTCATCCTCTTCGTCGTCGGTTGCGGCATCGGCTATTTCGTCGGCGCAGCCCCCGATGCCGACGAGATCGCCACCATGGCCACCACCACCAATACGGCACCGACCAATACCAACGACTGGCTGGGCGACGTCACCGCCTATCAGCGCCTGCTGATCCGCCAGCCCCGCCATCTCGTCGAAGTGCCTGCCTCGCAGGCCGAGGAAATCTCCAGCTGGCTGACGACCGCGATCGGCGTGCCCTTCCGTGTGCCTGATCTCAGCGCCGAAGCCTGGACCTTCCAGGGCGCGCGTGTCATCCTCGGCGACAGCCGCCCTGTCGGGCAGCTCGTTTATTCCAACGCCGACGGCGACGTTATCTCCATCTGTTTCCGCAAAGACGCGCAGCCGCCCGAGACCGACGACTTCAAGGAAACGATCAAGGACGAGATCGGCCTCGTGACCTGGCACAATGCCGGCACCTCCTATGTGCTTGCCGGCCCCTCCGCCGAGGCAAC